GTTAGTCAGATTATCAATGATAGTGAAAACCTTGTGGATGCTGTGAGTAAAGCCTTCAGGCATCTGTCCTAACTAACTCGTTCTATGCCATAGGAGTCGCCAATCAGCCAAAAAACTTTGGAAACTGGTCAAACTAATCCTATTGAAAGATTAAATAATACCTTTCGACCAAGGATTTCTCGGCTGGTGAGAGAGAGTCTATCTTTCTCTAAAAAAATGGAGAATCACGTTGGGGAGCCCTTTGGTATTTTGGCTCTTCGTTACTCTTTATGCTAAATCAACAGACAAGATGCCAAGACAACATACTTCTAACCCAAAAATTTCGAAAGTTTCTAAAGCCATAGCCTCTTCGTTTTATTAGTTTAAGTTTATTGTTGATTCCCTCGACTAATCCATTCGTTGTCCTTCGCTCGAAATAACTAATGATTTCTCCAAACCAGTTTCGGATTGTTTGACAACTCTTGGTAAAAACACTGGAGGATTTTGCCAACCATTCCGAGATGGATAGCATTCCCTCTGTCGGATTCTTTGAGGTTTCGTAAATCCTTCTGAATTCTTCCTTTAATTCGTGCATCTCTTTCAAATTTAGCCAAGTTTTTTTGATAGCTTCTAGTTTGATTTTTTGGGGTTCCGTTAAATCTTCTTCATTTTTTAACAGGCTATATTTACTTCGCTTTAAAACTTCTAGCTTCGCTTCTTTTTCCGCTTTCTGTTTTTTCTTTTTCCGCGCTTCTACGGCTCTTTTTTCCGCTCTTCTCTGTTCGTCTAACTCTTGATTAATTTGTTTCATTACATGGAATCTATCAGCGACTACCTCGGCCGACGGCATCAATTCTTTTACCAGATTTTTATAGGACAACCAAAGGTCTATGCTCACTTCTTCAATTTGCTCTAACACCTCTTTTCCCCAGCCCGTAAGGGTTTTCTTAAACTCTTCTTGTGTTCGCTTCTCCAGAATAGCTATTAGTTTTCCCGTATCTAAATTTACTAAAACTGCACAGTAATTTTTTTGTCCCTTCACTAGAGCGATTTCATCAATTCCTAGTCTTTTTAATTCCGATAAATCTGGCTCGGTAATTTCTTCAGCGATGTCCTCTAGCATTCTTTGAATCTCTTCTTCCGTTACGTCATTTCTTCGGCTAACATTTAAAATATCTCCTGATTTTAATTGTTCAAGTATATTCTCGGCTAGTCTTTTCGTATAGGTTCGTTTACTGGCGACAAAATCTAACTCTTCGCTAAAGGGCTTCTGACAATTATCGCACTTAAATTGACGACGATTAACTTGTAGGTACACTGGTTGGCCTGAGAGCGGTAAATCTTTGACTAAATGTCGATGATTTTGGTGTAGTTTATCGCTCTCTAACCCACAACGAGGACAGATTGCTTTTTTCTTTTTCGATTCGATTCGTCAAACTATACCGACATTTTCTAGGTGTCGATAGCCTTGAATAGAGGTTCCTTCTAGGTTCAAAAATTTGTCAAGTATCATAAGTAAAATACTCTGGTTTTTGGCTATTATATTAAATCTTAACTCAATTGTCTATCTTTTGGTATTAACCTGTTTGTGTCTAAAATTTCTCCCTGTATAGATTTCAGCTATTTTTGAGCGTAAGCACTATCATCGAATTTTATTTTAAGTTAATTATTTGCATAACAATTACCGAAGAGCCGGTATTTTATCCATGACTACAATGCACAGCAAAGCAAAGGATTAAGCCTCCATCAATACTACCGAATCACCCCCCCGAACGGTTACGATGGCCTTAAATAACAGTTAAGTAGGGCTTGCTGAATAATGGTAAAACCCTTTTAAAATAAGGCTTTTGACCTGTTAAAATCCGATGTTCATGCTGCGAAAATAGGATTGGGACTTTCAAAAACCTTGCATTATCCTTCTTGTAGTACATAGCTTGGTACAAAAAACAAGGGCAACAAAGCGTGAAACGACCGGCTCCGTTCGGACATCGGGGGGAGCTTTTGTCGAACGCAAAAGCTCACGGCCGAAGCCTGACTCCCCAGACTCCTAACCCCACCAATACACTTTTTCAGCAAACCCTAAGTAGTCGAACATAAGTTTTCGCTGCTGTATAAAGTTTTGTAAATAGGGTAGAAAGCTGTATGCAACAGCAAAAACCGCCTATTTTACATTCCTTAACATAGTGTTGTTTATTTATGTCCGACTACTTAGGGAGCTTCTGGGACTTTCGGAAATCCCTGACCGAATCCAGATTCTGAAAGCCTTGGTTGACAAGTGATCGCTAACTTTTTTTCTAATAAAAACTCAAATTTCGGGTTTCTGTTAGTTAGCGATAGCTTGAAGGCTTACCCCATAAGAGAGCTAGAGTTTAGAGACTGTAAGACTTTTGCCAGACTCCCTCCAAGAGCGTTAGTGAGGGATGAGCTTTTAGATAGAGAGACTTGTGGCAAGATATAATTAAGGGGTATTGAGGGAAGAAATTCGATTATGGAAGAACTTTTAGAATTAAAAGCTTTGCTCTTAAAAGGTGATATTAAAGGTTCACTGGCGATTGTAGAAGAACTTGAAGATATGAGCAAAAATGGGATTATTAGCACCATTCGTAGTTATGCTGTTATCTTATTACTGCATTTAATTAAACAACAGGCAGAAAACCGAACCACTCGTTCTTGGGATGTCTCCATTCGCAATAGTGTTAGAGAAATTCAACGCCAAAATAAACGCCGAAAAGCAGCAGGATATTATTTAAGTGATCAGGAATTAACAGACACTTTAAACGATGCTTATCTTAATGCTTTGGATGCCGCTTCTTTAGAAGTCGAAGCAGGTCGGTATCAATCGGAGCAAATAGAAGCTATAATTGACAAAAATAAACTGATTAGCACTGCTTTCATTCTGATCAAAAACGTCTCTCCCTAGAAAGATTATGACCAACTCAATCTCTAAAGAAAAAGCCCAAGAAATGTTACGTTGGTTAAACAAAAATCGTGACACCGTGCTTGATTTGTATAAAAATCAATACATTGCCTATAATGAAAAAGGGGTCATTGCTCACGGTGAAAATTTACAGAATGTTCTGGAAGAAGCCAACACAACCAATCAAGAATTTGTCATTTATCTTGTTCCTCGTTGTCGTTATTCTATGCAAATTTTACCCCTTCAAGTTTAAAGTAGTTTAAGATGATTTTGACAACGGCAAAATTCTATGAAAATAACCCTTTATCAACCGACATTAT
This Microcystis wesenbergii NRERC-220 DNA region includes the following protein-coding sequences:
- a CDS encoding DUF29 family protein, translated to MEELLELKALLLKGDIKGSLAIVEELEDMSKNGIISTIRSYAVILLLHLIKQQAENRTTRSWDVSIRNSVREIQRQNKRRKAAGYYLSDQELTDTLNDAYLNALDAASLEVEAGRYQSEQIEAIIDKNKLISTAFILIKNVSP
- a CDS encoding DUF5678 domain-containing protein, producing MTNSISKEKAQEMLRWLNKNRDTVLDLYKNQYIAYNEKGVIAHGENLQNVLEEANTTNQEFVIYLVPRCRYSMQILPLQV